In Lineus longissimus chromosome 13, tnLinLong1.2, whole genome shotgun sequence, one genomic interval encodes:
- the LOC135498090 gene encoding actin, clone 302-like has product MALVVDNGSRMIKTGFAGEDAPKYVFPSVVGKLRHPSLFGRGKDAYVGEEAQRKRGVLYLKYPIEKGIITNWDDMEKIWHHTFYNELKVAPEDHSIMMTETPLNPKAFREKMTQVTFETFNSPGLYVATQAVLSLYASGRTTGIVVDSGDTASHAVPIFAGNVLPNATLPFDLAGGALTDYLMKILTERGDSFTTIAEWELVRDIKEKLCYVALDFDQEMQTASSSRSLARKYDLPDGRVISIENERFRAAEGLFKPNLLGMESPGIHRTVYDSIMKCDFNIRKDMFANIVLAGGSTMFPGIAERMQKELNNLAPAALTVNVVAPAGRKYSAWLGGSILASLSNFDDYWITKREYDEFGPSIVNRKCA; this is encoded by the exons ATGGCTTTAGTCGTGGATAATGGGTCGCGCATGATTAAGACCGGTTTTGCAGGGGAAGATGCCCCAAAGTATGTGTTCCCGTCCGTCGTTGGAAAATTGAGACACCCG AGCTTGTTTGGTAGGGGCAAAGATGCATACGTCGGCGAGGAAGCCCAGcgtaagagaggtgtcctctacCTGAAGTACCCTATCGAGAAGGGTATCATCACAAACTGGGACGATATGGAGAAGATATGGCACCACACCTTCTATAACGAGCTAAAAGTTGCCCCAGAGGATCATTCAATCATGATGACTGAAACCCCACTCAACCCCAAGGCCTTCAGGGAAAAGATGACCCAGGTCACGTTCGAGACCTTCAATAGCCCTGGCTTATACGTTGCCACCCAGGCTGTTCTGTCGCTGTACGCCTCTGGTCGAACCACCGGTATCGTCGTCGACTCTGGCGATACTGCCAGCCATGCGGTGCCAATCTTCGCGGGAAACGTCCTTCCAAACGCCACCCTGCCATTTGACTTGGCTGGCGGTGCTCTCACCGATTACCTCATGAAGATCTTAACCGAGCGTGGCGATTCTTTCACCACTATCGCTGAGTGGGAACTTGTCCGTGATATCAAGGAGAAGCTCTGCTACGTCGCCCTTGATTTCGACCAGGAGATGCAGACTGCTTCTTCATCCCGCTCCTTGGCGAGGAAGTACGATCTTCCCGACGGACGAGTCATCAGCATTGAGAACGAGCGGTTCAGGGCTGCAGAAGGCCTGTTCAAGCCTAACCTTCTTGGGATGGAGTCCCCTGGCATCCACCGGACCGTCTACGACAGCATcatgaaatgtgattttaaCATCAGGAAGGACATGTTCGCCAATATCGTGTTGGCTGGTGGCTCTACCATGTTCCCGGGCATCGCTGAACGCATGCAGAAAGAGCTCAACAACCTTGCTCCAGCAGCGCTGACTGTCAACGTGGTTGCTCCAGCAGGTAGGAAATACTCCGCATGGCTCGGTGGCTCGATCCTTGCTTCTCTCTCCAACTTCGATGATTATTGGATCACCAAGAGGGAATACGACGAGTTCGGCCCATCCATCGTCAACAGGAAATGTGCCTAA